A part of Papaver somniferum cultivar HN1 unplaced genomic scaffold, ASM357369v1 unplaced-scaffold_118, whole genome shotgun sequence genomic DNA contains:
- the LOC113330519 gene encoding jacalin-related lectin 38-like has translation MPRPTGEDVDAEQPLPVLPEELILEILRKLLIESLLNFRCVCKNWNIIFRNPNFINNKFSFLLKYDKKLDSLDYNSSASLSDTDNPPIKEIRYPLQCMIEKLAVLGSCNGLHIPYVISIGSSVSAPWVLCNGDLHWIGKSYSGNRPKVLIALDVGNETVQEIPQPENLDVENFGGYRYVNVLDKCLCMLCSSHMDDEGSWSERILDEAL, from the exons ATGCCGAGACCTACGGGAGAAGACGTCGATGCGGAACAACCACTGCCTGTCCTGCCTGAAGAACTCATCCTCGAAATTCTTCGGAAGTTGCTTATCGAATCTCTCTTAAATTTCAGGTGTGTCTGTAAGAATTGGAACATCatattcagaaaccctaactttatcAATAATAAGTTCAGTTTCCTTTTAAAATATGACAAGAAGCTAGACTCTTTAGATTATAATTCATCAGCATCGTTATCAGATACTGATAATCCTCCTATTAAGGAAATTCGTTATCCACTCCAGTGTATGATAGAAAAATTAGCAGTATTGGGTTCTTGCAATGGATTG CATATTCCTTATGTAATTTCTATTGGATCAAGTGTATCAGCACCATGGGTGTTGTGTAATGGAGATCTTCATTGGATTGGTAAATCTTATTCAGGAAACAGACCCAAAGTTTTAATTGCTCTGGATGTTGGAAATGAGACTGTTCAAGAGATCCCACAACCAGAAAATTTGGATGTTGAAAACTTTGGTGGTTATAGATATGTCAATGTGTTGGATAAGTGCCTATGCATGCTTTGTAGTAGTCATATGGATGATGAAGGATCATGGAGTGAGAGAATCCTGGATGAAGCTCTATAA
- the LOC113330520 gene encoding alkane hydroxylase MAH1-like, whose amino-acid sequence MVYWFLKMKRFPSQFLIGINGAGSADIKVEVQMAAAAASFGNNTVLLRVSSCKGLFHLIHLFALSIERIGREKESLKAVKTIDAHFYEYISQKRKHLIQGVKTFDLLSSYINEELKRTKIPSLPPENDDEFLRDSMLSLFVAGKDTIASGLIWFFWLVSKTPSVEEKILEELKVLLSSKMGQVSEYHEWPWVFHLDDTNGLVYLHAALCESLRLYPPVPINSKTVLNEVVLPDGSLIKPGTQVLIPFYSVGQMPWIWGEDCLEFNPERWIDGDGKLTRNGNAAKFFTFNIGPRTCLGKDMSFTQLKAIAAAVLLNFHVEVLEGQDVRPKPAITLHMDKELKVKIHKRVI is encoded by the exons ATGGTGTACTGGTTTCTGAAGATGAAAAGGTTTCCATCACAGTTTTTAATCGGCATTAATGGTGCTGGTTCTGCTGATATTAAGG TGGAGGTGCAAATGGCGGCAGCGGCGGCAAGTTTTGGTAATAATACTGTTTTGCTTAGGGTTTCAT CTTGTAAGGGACTATTTCATCTGATTCATCTCTTTGCTCTTTCAATTGAAAG AATTGGTAGGGAGAAAGAGTCACTTAAAGCTGTTAAAACAATAGATGCGCACTTCTATGAGTATATTTCTCAAAAGCGAAAACACTTGATTCAAGGAGTAAAAACTTTTGATCTCTTGTCATCATACATAAATGAAGAGCTGAAGAGAACTAAAATTCCTTCGTTGCCACCTGAAAATGACGATGAATTCCTTAGAGATTCCATGCTCAGTCTGTTTGTAGCTGGAAAGGATACAATTGCATCAGGTCTCATTTGGTTCTTTTGGCTGGTCTCCAAAACACCTTCTGTTGAGGAAAAAATCTTGGAAGAATTGAAAGTGTTATTGTCCTCAAAAATGGGGCAAGTGTCAGAGTACCATGAGTGGCCATGGGTTTTTCATTTAGATGACACAAATGGGTTGGTTTATTTGCACGCAGCATTATGCGAATCGCTGAGATTATACCCACCGGTTCCAATTAATAGCAAGACGGTGTTAAATGAAGTTGTGCTCCCAGATGGGAGTTTGATAAAACCAGGGACGCAGGTATTAATTCCATTCTATTCTGTTGGACAAATGCCATGGATCTGGGGAGAGGATTGTCTGGAATTTAATCCAGAAAGATGGATAGATGGTGATGGGAAGTTAACCAGAAATGGAAATGCGGCCAAGTTCTTTACATTCAATATAGGACCAAGAACTTGTTTAGGCAAGGATATGTCATTTACACAACTGAAGGCTATCGCTGCAGCTGTTCTTCTCAACTTCCATGTTGAAGTATTGGAAGGCCAGGATGTCCGCCCTAAACCAGCTATTACTCTTCATATGGACAAGGAATTGAAAGTCAAAATACACAAGAGAGTTATTTGA